One part of the Deltaproteobacteria bacterium genome encodes these proteins:
- a CDS encoding twin-arginine translocation signal domain-containing protein, whose protein sequence is MEVLMATFSRRGFMKITGAGVAAMSLGQLGLDLKSAHAYATTLKIEGAKEVLSTCPFCSCGCEIIMHTKNGKIISSEGNADYPVSEGALCAKGAAFYSMHVSDHRLLKPKYRAPGSGKWEEKDWNWMLDRIARRIKDTRDKDFKVKNDKGQTVNRWESYFQLGTSQMDNEECALTHQLCRALGGVNIDHQARV, encoded by the coding sequence ATGGAGGTTTTGATGGCTACGTTTTCACGGCGAGGGTTCATGAAAATCACCGGGGCTGGCGTGGCCGCCATGTCCCTGGGACAACTGGGGTTAGATCTCAAGTCGGCGCATGCCTATGCCACGACTCTCAAGATCGAGGGAGCCAAGGAGGTCCTGTCGACCTGCCCGTTCTGCTCCTGTGGATGCGAAATCATCATGCATACCAAAAACGGAAAAATCATCAGCTCCGAAGGCAATGCCGACTATCCGGTGAGCGAGGGAGCCCTGTGCGCCAAAGGGGCCGCCTTCTACAGCATGCACGTCAGCGACCATCGGCTGCTCAAGCCCAAATATCGCGCCCCAGGCAGCGGCAAATGGGAGGAAAAGGACTGGAACTGGATGCTCGACCGCATCGCCCGACGAATCAAGGACACCAGGGACAAGGATTTCAAGGTCAAGAACGACAAAGGGCAGACCGTCAATCGCTGGGAATCCTATTTCCAACTGGGCACTTCCCAAATGGACAACGAGGAGTGCGCCCTGACCCATCAACTCTGTCGAGCCTTGGGAGGTGTGAACATCGACCATCAGGCCCGGGTCTGA